One Sphingomonas kaistensis genomic window, ACGCCGGCGCGGCGCGCCGAACTCGCCCGCTCCGGCCAATTCGGAAAAGAGCCGCTTCGCGACGTCGGACTGCGCTTTGCAGACGGGTTCGCGACCGATGCGGCGGGCCGCCGCTTCATCGCCATCGAACAGCAACTGCCTGTGCTTGGCTGGCGCCACGTCCATCTCGAGCAAACCCAGCCGATCCTGGCCGCGGCCGATGCCCGTACCCGGCTTGCGACCCTGACCCTCGCGCTGGTGCTTGCCGGCCTGATCGCGCTCATCCGCTGGAGCGCGGGGAGGCGGCGCCATGCCGAGCTTGCCCGGCTGGCGCTGGAAGCCGAGGTCACCCGGCGCACGGCGGAGCTGACCCAGTCCAACCTGCAGCTCCGCCGCGAAAGCGAAGAGCGGATCCTCGCCGACCGCCGTTATCGCGCCGCGCGCGAAGAGCTGGCGCAGGCCAATCGACTGGGCTCGATCGGGACCATCACCACCAGCGTCGCGCATGAGGTGAACCAGCCGCTTGCCGCCATTCGCACCGCGTCCGAAAACGGCCTCAAGCTGTTGCAGCGCGGGCGGACCGAGGACGCGGCCGCCAACCTTTCGCTGATTGTCGGCCTGACCCAGCGCATCGGCTCGATCACCGGCGAGCTTCTGTCTTACGCACGGCGCGGACGCGGGCAGCGCAAACCGGTGCCGGTGGAACAGATCCTGGACGGCGCGCTGATGCTGGTCAGCGAAAGTTTCCGCCGAGCCGGGGTCGCCCTGGACGTCGCCCGCGAACCGGAGCTGCCGACCATCCGGGTGGCGCGGATCAGGATCGAACAGGTGCTCGTCAACTTGCTGCAAAATGCGCTGGAAGCGGTCGCCGGTGGTGCGGAGCCCGTGGTGAGGCTGAGCGCCGCCGCGGACGGTCAGTCGGTGCGCTTCACCGTATCCGACAACGGTCCCGGAATCGACGATGCGCTCAGCGAAGCCATCTTTCAGCCTTTCTACACCGGCAAGCCCGCGGGCACCGGCCTTGGCCTCGGCATCTCGCGCGAAATCGTGCTCGACCATCGCGGCACCCTGTCGGTGGAGTCGTCCGAGCTCGGCGGGGCCGAGTTCACCGTCACCTTGCCGCTTGCAGCGGAGCCAGAATGAAGACGCTTCTGATCGACGACGACCCAACCCTTCGCTCGATGCTTCGGCAGGCCTTCGAGCTCGAGGATCTTCCGATCGAGGTGGCGGACGATCCGCTGGAAGCGCTGGCGGGAATCACGCCCGAATTCGAAGGCGTGGTCGTCACCGACGTTCGCATGCCCGGCATCGACGGGCTGGAATTGTTCGCGCGGGTGCACAAAATCGATCCCGATATTCCGGTGATCGTGATGACCGGCCATGCCGACGTCCCGATGGTGGTCGATGCGCTGAAGCGCGGCGTGTTCGACTTCATCCCCAAGCCCTTTGCCGCCGACCATTTGATCAACAGCGTTCGCAAGGCCGCCGACCGCCGCTCGCTGGTGCTCGAGAACCGCGCGTTGCGCGCGGCCGCGGCGCGGGCCGAGGAAGGCGAGATCCTCATCGGCGAAACCCCGGCCATGGTCCGCCTGCGCGACACCATGCGGCAGGTGTCGCTGGCCGATCTCGACGTTCTGATCGAGGGTGAAACGGGCACCGGCAAGGAGCTCGTCGCGCTCCTGCTCCACCGCTGGGGACCGCGCCGGACACGCCCGTTCGTGGCGGTCAATTGCGCCGCGCTTCCGCCCGGTTACGCCGAGGCCGAACTGTTCGGCTATGCCCCCGGCGCGCATCCGCATCATCGATCGGGACAGGTCGGCTCGATCGAAGCGTCGAGCGGCGGCACCCTGTTCCTCGACGAGGTCGGAAGCATGCCGCTTGCCATCCAGGGCGCGCTGCTTCGCGTGATCGAAGAACGCGAGGTGGCGGTGATCGGCGGCGAGCGGCCGCGTCCGGTCAACCTCCACATCGTCGCCGCCACCAACACCGATCTCGACGAAGCGGTGCAGGAAGGCCGTTTCCGCAAGGACCTCTTCTACCGTCTCAACGCCGTTCAACTTCGCGTCCCGCCGCTGCGCGATCGGCCGGCGGACATCTCGCTGCTGTTCAGCTACTTCGTCGAGGACGCGGTGAGCAGCAGCGGTCGGGCTTATCCGGCGATCGGACGCGACATTCACGCGCACCTGTTGGCGCACCGCTGGCCGGGCAATGTCCGCGAACTGCGCAGCTATGCCCGCCGCATCGCGCTCGGCCTCCACCCCGAGGAAACCAGCACCGACGCCGCCGACCTGGCGACCCAGGTCGCGGAATATGAAGCCGGATTGATCCGCGACGCGCTGGCGCGGTGCGGC contains:
- a CDS encoding sensor histidine kinase — its product is MAVPDRFAWRSTAILIVGAAIIVAVFAMTFGAASRQSALGQAREQASRRAALEAGALVADVDKFRTLPFVLVELPDVAGALDAGDRAATERLNDTLAQLARQTGATVFYAVDGAGRSRAASNAGQPDSFVGYDFRFRPYFVNAMRAGRSEYFAKGSVTGRPGLFLSRRANAGGRPIGVVVVKIEFDRIERLWKSAAQSVMVVNGDGIIVIATDPARRLQTVAPLTPARRAELARSGQFGKEPLRDVGLRFADGFATDAAGRRFIAIEQQLPVLGWRHVHLEQTQPILAAADARTRLATLTLALVLAGLIALIRWSAGRRRHAELARLALEAEVTRRTAELTQSNLQLRRESEERILADRRYRAAREELAQANRLGSIGTITTSVAHEVNQPLAAIRTASENGLKLLQRGRTEDAAANLSLIVGLTQRIGSITGELLSYARRGRGQRKPVPVEQILDGALMLVSESFRRAGVALDVAREPELPTIRVARIRIEQVLVNLLQNALEAVAGGAEPVVRLSAAADGQSVRFTVSDNGPGIDDALSEAIFQPFYTGKPAGTGLGLGISREIVLDHRGTLSVESSELGGAEFTVTLPLAAEPE
- a CDS encoding sigma-54 dependent transcriptional regulator; the encoded protein is MKTLLIDDDPTLRSMLRQAFELEDLPIEVADDPLEALAGITPEFEGVVVTDVRMPGIDGLELFARVHKIDPDIPVIVMTGHADVPMVVDALKRGVFDFIPKPFAADHLINSVRKAADRRSLVLENRALRAAAARAEEGEILIGETPAMVRLRDTMRQVSLADLDVLIEGETGTGKELVALLLHRWGPRRTRPFVAVNCAALPPGYAEAELFGYAPGAHPHHRSGQVGSIEASSGGTLFLDEVGSMPLAIQGALLRVIEEREVAVIGGERPRPVNLHIVAATNTDLDEAVQEGRFRKDLFYRLNAVQLRVPPLRDRPADISLLFSYFVEDAVSSSGRAYPAIGRDIHAHLLAHRWPGNVRELRSYARRIALGLHPEETSTDAADLATQVAEYEAGLIRDALARCGGDIPSTLSRLGLARNTLYDKLKRYGIRPADYRR